A genomic segment from Legionella quinlivanii encodes:
- a CDS encoding NAD-binding protein: MHPALANYFKTYTKEAAPFMHQQLEEWRISKPLTGLRVVHHVPLVPNTLLKIACLIAGGAEVTVTNPSSFMTAHPEAVDCLRQADIRYIENLSQLQSESFDLYFDCGAELYQALGKPKLGSIELTGSGDQIYRSQTLDFPVISIDHSLTKQLETVFGCADSCHSAISQLLGINTVNKTWLIFGFGKIGRGVAYFCAKNKTSVVAVDICDNQRRSARQLGIEAINPLDRQTLHQAIQNAEIIVTATGSKSIMNAYPHDWFSGKILVNMGVYDEYGASFGEEEVLNQKKPVNFVLNDPTPMRYIDPEFYIHNIAALTLLSENLSQRVHGPTKELDNRIIEDWCKYHSFHLEIINKWFVNFEGCVR, translated from the coding sequence ATGCATCCCGCCTTAGCAAACTATTTCAAAACTTATACAAAAGAAGCCGCTCCCTTCATGCATCAACAGCTTGAGGAGTGGAGAATATCAAAACCGCTGACGGGTTTACGAGTAGTGCACCATGTTCCGCTGGTTCCCAATACGCTATTAAAAATAGCCTGTCTTATTGCCGGGGGTGCTGAGGTAACTGTAACAAACCCTTCTTCATTTATGACAGCTCATCCCGAGGCGGTAGATTGCTTAAGGCAGGCGGACATTCGGTATATTGAAAATCTGAGTCAGTTACAATCCGAAAGCTTCGATCTTTATTTTGATTGCGGCGCTGAACTGTATCAGGCCTTGGGTAAACCGAAACTGGGCTCAATTGAACTCACTGGCTCTGGCGATCAAATTTATCGTAGTCAAACACTGGATTTTCCAGTAATCAGTATTGATCATAGTTTAACAAAACAACTTGAAACGGTTTTTGGTTGTGCTGATAGTTGTCATTCAGCGATCTCACAATTGCTTGGCATCAATACCGTAAACAAAACATGGTTGATTTTTGGCTTTGGAAAAATTGGACGGGGGGTTGCCTACTTCTGTGCCAAGAATAAAACCTCTGTAGTGGCAGTTGATATCTGTGATAATCAACGCAGGTCAGCCAGGCAGTTAGGGATAGAAGCGATTAACCCGCTAGATAGGCAAACATTACATCAAGCGATCCAGAATGCTGAAATTATTGTTACAGCTACAGGAAGTAAATCGATTATGAATGCTTATCCTCATGACTGGTTTAGTGGAAAGATACTGGTCAATATGGGTGTGTATGATGAATATGGAGCAAGCTTTGGTGAGGAAGAGGTTCTTAACCAGAAAAAACCAGTCAATTTTGTTCTCAATGACCCTACTCCAATGAGGTATATTGACCCTGAGTTTTATATTCATAATATTGCCGCTTTGACGTTATTATCTGAAAATTTATCGCAGAGGGTGCATGGGCCAACAAAAGAGCTGGATAACCGTATAATAGAAGACTGGTGTAAGTATCATTCATTCCATTTAGAGATTATTAACAAATGGTTTGTTAATTTTGAGGGGTGTGTCCGATAA